The DNA segment TTCAGTTGGACATTTTTACCTGATTTTTATGAATTGAATGTTCTACCCTTTGCCTATtgttatatttttgtgtttatcttaACTGAGTCTTAATACATCTATTTAATATTGCTGTGCATCATGTTGGGTATGAATGAAACGGGATAGCAGCTTTCCTCAGGACACCTTGCTTCTCTCTCTAGCCCCGAAATCACATGAAGCTGTGGTTGGAGATTCACCTCATAGTCCCAGAAACCTCTTTCAGCCTAAGGACCATGAGTAACCAGACTCTGGTAACAAAGTTTGTCCTGCAGGGTTTCTCAGAGCACCCAGAGTACCGTGTGCTCTTGTTCAGCTGTTTCCTCTCCCTCTACTCTGTGGCACTCACAGGAAATATTCTTATCATTTTGGCTATCGCCTTCAACCCCAGGCTCCGTacccccatgtactttttcctcttcAACTTGGCAACTATGGATATTATCTGTACATCTTCCATCATGCCCAAGGCACTGGAGGGTCTAGTATTAGAGGAGAACTCCATCTCCTATGGGGGCTGCATGGCCCAGCTTTACTTCCTCACGTGGGCTGCATCTTCCGAGCTGCTCCTCCTCTCGGTCATGGCCTATGACCGGTATGCAGCCATCTGCCACCCGCTGCACTATAGCACCGCGATGAGCAAGGCATTCTGTGGCATGCTGGTCGCAGGTGTGTGGGCACTGTGTGCCTTCAACACGGCCATCCACGCTGGGCTGATGCTGCGCTTGGATTTCTGTGGCCCCAATGTTGTCGCCCATTTCTTCTGTGAGGTCCCTCCTCTGCTACTTCTCTCCTGTAGCTCCACCTATGTGAACAGCATCATGATTGTCCTGGCTGATGCCTTTTATGGTATACTGAACTTCCTGATGACCATCGTGTCATATGGCTTCATCATCGCCAGCATCCTAAAGATGCGGACAGCGGAGGGGAAGAAGAAAGCCTTTTCCACCTGCTCCTCGCACCTTGTTGTGGTGTGCGTGTACTATGCTGCCGTCTTCTGCGCCTACATAAGCCCTGTCTCCAGCTACAGCGCGGAGAAAAGCAAGTTGGCTGGTGTGCTATACACTATGTTGAGTCCTACTCTCAACCCCCTCATCTACACTTTGAGAAACAAGGAGGTCAAAGCAGCTCTCAGGAAGCTTTTCGCCTTCTTCAGAAATTAACCTGTGTCTTTTGAAGCTCTTCTTTGAGACTGCAGTTTAAGTGAGAATTGACCTTTCTATGAAGGGTCTGGTGAGTGAGCTTCTGGCCTGGAAAGTAAGTAAATTTGTCTCTTCTACCCAAAAGAATGGATGAGCTTCAAATTCTGGGGCCCTTAGGCTGGCTGACATGAAGACTGTGGTTGGATGTGAGCCTCCAGTATGTGGGGTCTCATGGTCTGACCCCGAAGTAATGTCGTTACTAAGTTGGCAGGGAAactaagatttctgggagaagagAAGGCGCCTTGTCTTGTAGAATTACAGCTGTatggaaatgttttcctttttctttttcttttgtttgtaccATGTTCAGACTGTAAATCTTGCAACGACACCAAAACTTTAGATGTGTGGACCTTAAAAGAGTTAGGCAGCGCGTGTGGGCCTTCTGGCACTTGGAGAATTTCCAGGCTGAAGAATTTCTTAAAGGTGACCACCTGCTCCTAAGAAACCTACTCCTGCTATCTCACCCCAAGTATTTCCTCTGGAGccaattagactttaaaacagttTCTGATTCTAATGAAAACTGTTGCTGTCGTTtttgtttctcccttttcttctcagtAACACTCAAAGTGAAACATACTATTAGGATCATCACTTTGTTTCGACAGCTTtgctgaggtataatttatatacaaaaatggTGCACACTACAATGCATGCAGTTTGATGAGTATGACACACACAATCTCTACTTTGTTTTGAATGTAGAAATTTCAGCTTTAAAATCTGAGCTAAGCATTTAGAAAAATGCCTGtgatttcttattctttcttgtCTTTGTTCTCAAATCATGAGTACCTGACATACCTCATTGACCTGGAGTGGGGACTACTGCTATGGTTTAGCTTTAAAAGTTACACAGCTTTGCAAGAAGGCAATGCTACCCTCCTATTGTTGCAGAATACTACTGCGTGGACAAATCCTCTGTGTCTAATGGGACTGAAAGATCGATTCTCTTTTTTGTGACCCATTAAAAATGATAGGAGCAAGTCATGACTATTTAGCTGAATCCTTGGGATTGaagaaaaacacatattttttgcTATTGTGTATGGAGACTGAGAGTAGAATTTGATGTTGATTTATAAGGAATGAGTTGTCCATGATTCTTCATCCAGTATTCTCATTGGCATTCAACAGAAGCACAGTGACGTGGGGCATGAAATTCAAGAATTTGATGAACCATAGGCCGACTGAGGCATTGGTACGTAGGTTGGTAGGGACTGAGTCTAATCACCTCTAATGGAATTCTGACACCCAAATAGCATGTTCAGGCCCTCAGTGGTTTCAGAGACTTTGCAATGAATCGGGCCTTGAAAACTACCACTAATGCCTCAGGGTGTTCACTGATTTTCAATACACATCAAAGAACATATGTTGTGTTTTTCATCTTGGTTGCTTATTTCCTACATTTTGTAATggattaaaaagcaaattaaatgctTAGACACTTATTGAGTGTTTAACAGAGCATTACTCATTTGACAAAACAGCAATATGAGACCTGACTTACATCCTTAGAAAACTGGTAACCTAATTAAGAAGACACTAGTACCCATATTGATGAGTATAAAAAGAAAAGGCGTGAAGAAAGCTGCATTACAGGGTGTAGTGTAACGGTGCTGAAGATGCACAGAGATGTGTGTCGTGTAGAAAGAGCCCTGACCTGGGAGGAAGAAGATTTGGGTTCATATTCAGGCTCTTTCAGATCACTCAGTCCATCTGAGCTCTAGTTTACTTGTAAGAATAATGAGGACAATAAGTCAACCTAGAGATGGAGCCGAGACTGAATGAGAGAACTTAAGCCAAAGGTATTAAGTGCTATGTGAGTTTAAAATGTTGCTATTGATGAATGATCACCAAGGATAGGAGCGGCCAAGGAAGTCCGGATGTCACAGCTCCTCAGCCCTGCCTGTCTCAGAGTGATGTTTGCAGTGGTTAGCTGGAAAGGGTGAGTGGGGGCTAAGTGGTGTGGGACCAGACAGAAAGGGGCCACTGGGCCTGCAGAGGATTTGACTGTGAAAATGACCTGGTGAGGAGAAGCAGTTGGGACGGATGAATGAGAAATCATTCAGTGGTCCCCGATGTAAAGTGGATCCTGTTTATCTCAGGAAGACTCAGGCTCCTGAGGGACACTGCCTCTACTCAGGAAAGGCCAAAAAATGGAGTTCCTTGATGGAGATGGATCAGCAACCTTTCTTTAGTCCTAGATTCTCTCCCAGCTCCCAAAGCCCATTTTCTTTCAGacccagttgtttttttttttttttcctgctctttaaATTCAACAGGTCCATTTTTTGTTTTCAGgaaaacttttcactttcctgttgaGTTGAGTCCTCTGTCTTAGGTTCTGTTATCTTATCTGTCTGAGCAACTGATCCTTCTCTCTATAGCCCTTCTGGTACAGGTAGCGCATCCCTCCCTGCTGAGTGTTGTCTTGCTTGGAATTTGCCTTCTCAGAActgattcttcttcttcttttttttaaactgacctTGCAACTGAGACTTTGTTCTTTTTGTGAGAACTGGCACCAAagtgagagcttcccaggtggcgccagtggtaaaggacccacctgccaatgcaggagacatgggttcaatccctgagtcaggaagatcccctggaggagggcattgcaacccaatccagtatccttgcctggagaatcccatggacagaggagcctgtctggctctggtccagagggtcgcaaagagtcggacatgactgaagcaacttagcacacgtgcacgaCACCGATGTACCTCACTTAGCTGATACAGAGAAGAGGTTCTCGTTTTCATGTGTTGTCTCTTAAAATTATTAGTCTTCATGATTTGATGCAGATAAACTCATGATCCCACAGGCATCCAGCAGGCAAGCCCTTTCTATGACTTCACAGTATCAGTCCTTTGAAGAGTCACAGAAAGGAACTGATAGACATTtcacttcttcccttttctctgctttttgtctTCAATAATAAACATCAGTCAGGGGAAAAGGAGACCACGTCCTTCTTTAAAATGATTCACCAACCACGAGCCTTTGCCTTTTTGGTTTCCCTGACTCAAGTGATAGGAATCGGTCTACCAGCACCAGCAACCACAAAAGGAGGGTCTGCTGATGAAAATAAGATATGGGCCTGTGGTGCATCCAGCCCCCTCTCTGTGGAGGCTGCTTCAGCATGAACTTCAGTCTTAGCCACATTCCTGACCTCTGAGCCAAGACAATATGGTAGGCGCATGGTTGTGCTTTAGGctggctttcatttttctttggggTTTGTCAGCCTCAACACGATGGGCATTTGAGCTGGACAATTGCTGTGGTggttgtcctgtgcattgtaggatttTTAGCAACAAACGGCCTCTACCACCTAGATGCCAGTAAGACAAACCCCAGTTTAAGACAATCAAGAGTGTCTTTCGAGATGCCAAATCTCCTTGGGAGGTGAGCGGGGAGGAAGAAAAATTGTCCCTGGGTGAGAACCACTGAACTACAGCCAACCAGAGATGTCCCCTCTCACACTGGAAAGATTCGTGACTGCTGCTGTGCTGCTTTTGCCACGGTGATGACTGCAGCCAACTCATATGAGAGTCTCTGTATGTCTGATCTGGGATGAGGTTCTCCCACAATTTGTCTCTGGTTTTCCAGCAATGCTGTAAGAGGCTAGGTAGCGTGGCCAAGTCACAAAATGAATGGATGTTGGAGATACGATTTGAAAGGAAGCTCCATGAATTAAGAGCATAAGCTCCTAACCACCAACATATATTATAGCTTACCATGGACTCCAGCTTCTGGTACTGTCCTTGGTTCTCACAATAAGCTGTTAAAAAGTGGCAAACCTGTTGAAGCTCCTGGCCAACCTTACCAATGGTCCTGGAAGAGCAACCTTTTTGAAAGTTTTTGGAAAATGCTACTACACTAGCCTCTGCAAAGGACACAAGATTTAGAGCCTACTAGCTTTTGTCAGACGTATTGAGTTGGTACAGTGCTGTCTGCCACTCAATTAACAGAGACAACATACCTGAGCCACTTTCCCAAATGTGGGTTTCTTAGGGCTCTGTGCAGCAGGAGCAGGCATTTGTTTACAGAGAAAGGGCACTCCACAAGACTGGAGAAGTCCTATCACAATTAATTTTCATTGCATGAAACAGATTCTTAGTTTGTCTTTTCCATTTACTCTGAGAACCCCTCTTCTCTTGGAAAAGGAGGCTGGAGGGGTTACTTTTATCAAAGGCAAGCAGAAGGTATTTGGCCCACTCTTCCTGGAAGCGGACGAAACCCAGAAGAATGGCCAGACCTTAATCCACCACTGCCAGCTAGGGTGAGCCCAGTACTCCCCTCAGAGGAGAGCTCTACCCACCCACCACAGCTGGATTGTACTATCCTGGCAGCCTGGCTAGAGCGCTCCTGGTATTTTTAGAGAATCATACTTGGAGGAGGGGATTTGGGCTCCTGTGAACAACATTCTTTACACTGGCTCCATGTCACATTCAAGAACTAAGTCGTGATTCTGTCTTGCTTTGTTCCTTTTGAGGGGTGAGCAAGCCTCCTGCTTTTAGCATGCTGTTATTCCATGCATCTGAATTTCAACATGTTGGTGGTGTGACACCGAGTTGATCTGCCTCTGTGTGCTCCTATatgctgtgttttcctttttaaacactTGTGCTCAGACTATGATTGACTAGTCAGAAAATAGAGGACTTTTAGAATGCTTCATTTTCCTGAATTGTAATGAATTATAATCCACAGagactcttttccttctttccttcccttcttcctttccttatttctttctcttccttgaatGCAGAGAGTTATCATCTTCTTCAGTTCATGAAGCATTATCATTATTCATCCATGCAAAAACtctgttacattttttatttatcaatATACTCAGTTTTATCCCCTTTTAGtgtgtcctttctctcttccataTACAACTATTgtaatatagatttaaaaaaaatttgtgttcttgtgaaaagatatatttgttttttatgtatatattattaatttGTGTAAatgatattgttttatttttctcatttcttttttcacttggcACTGTTTTTAATGTAGTCTTGGAAATCCATaacatagcaatcagagaagcaaaagaaataaaataaatccaaattagaaaggaacaagtaaaattgtcactgttggcagatgacatgatactatacatagaaaatcctgaagACACCAACAGAAAACTAGAGCTTATCAATGAATTCTATAAATtttcagaatacaaaattaatatacagaaatctgttgcatttctatacactaacaatgaaatattagaaaaattaaggaaatgattatgtttaccatcacatcaaaaataataaaatacctaggaatgaacctccctaaggaggcaaaagacctgtactctgaaaattataagacactgatgagagAAATTGAATACAACACAGACagaaagatatatcatgttcttagactggaagaatcaacattgttaaaatggccgTACAAcctaaggcaatctacagattcatgcaatctttatcaaaataccgatggcatttttcacagacctagaaaaaagaattttaaattttgtatggaaacacGAAGACCCagattaaccaaaaaaaaaaatctcaaaagggaagaacagagctggagaaatcaCGCTCCCTGACCTCAGGCTgttctacaaagctacaataaccaaaagagtatggtactgacacaaaaacagacatacagatgaaTGTAATATGATAGAGAACCCATAAATAGATccatgcacttatggtcaattaatctacaacagttagaaccagacatcaaacaacagcctggttcagaattgggaaagtacatcaaggctttattgTCACCTGCTCCTTTAACTTATACGTATggta comes from the Bos javanicus breed banteng chromosome 28, ARS-OSU_banteng_1.0, whole genome shotgun sequence genome and includes:
- the LOC133240691 gene encoding olfactory receptor 13A1; this translates as MKLWLEIHLIVPETSFSLRTMSNQTLVTKFVLQGFSEHPEYRVLLFSCFLSLYSVALTGNILIILAIAFNPRLRTPMYFFLFNLATMDIICTSSIMPKALEGLVLEENSISYGGCMAQLYFLTWAASSELLLLSVMAYDRYAAICHPLHYSTAMSKAFCGMLVAGVWALCAFNTAIHAGLMLRLDFCGPNVVAHFFCEVPPLLLLSCSSTYVNSIMIVLADAFYGILNFLMTIVSYGFIIASILKMRTAEGKKKAFSTCSSHLVVVCVYYAAVFCAYISPVSSYSAEKSKLAGVLYTMLSPTLNPLIYTLRNKEVKAALRKLFAFFRN